The Tenrec ecaudatus isolate mTenEca1 chromosome 7, mTenEca1.hap1, whole genome shotgun sequence genome window below encodes:
- the DLK2 gene encoding protein delta homolog 2 isoform X2, which produces MPSGCRCLHLVCLLCILGAPGQPTRADDCSSHCDLAHGCCAPDGSCRCDPGWEGLHCERCVKMPGCQHGSCHQPWQCICHSGWADEHICATHPPCRNGGQCVYDGGGEYHCVCPPGFHGRDCERKAGPCDQAGSPCRNGGQCQDNQGFALNFTCRCLAGFVGARCEVNVDDCLMRPCANGATCLDGINRFSCLCPEGFAGRFCTINLDDCASRPCQRGARCRDRVHDFDCLCPSGYGGKTCELVLPVPGPLSTVDMPLRPTSAVPVPATMPAPDSMGAGLLRISVKEVEHRQEAGLAESSLVALVVFGVLTAALVLATGLLTLRAWRRGMRPPGPCCYPTPHYAPAHQDQECQVSMLPAGGPLPPDLPCEPGKTTAL; this is translated from the exons ATGCCCAGCGGCTGCCGCTGCCTACATCTCGTGTGCTTGCTGTGCATCCTGGGGGCACCCGGTCAGCCCACCCGAG CCGATGACTGCAGCTCTCACTGTGACCTGGCCCATGGCTGCTGCGCGCCAGACGGCTCCTGCAG GTGTGACCCAGGCTGGGAGGGGCTGCACTGTGAGCGCTGCGTGAAGATGCCTGGCTGCCAGCACGGATCCTGTCACCAGCCCTGGCAGTGCATTTGCCACAGTGGCTGGGCAG ATGAGCATATCTGTGCCACGCACCCCCCCTGCCGGAACGGAGGTCAGTGTGTGTATGACGGGGGCGGTGAGTACCACTGCGTGTGTCCACCAGGCTTCCATGGGAGAGACTGTGAGCGCAAGGCTGGGCCCTGTGATCAGGCAGG ctccCCATGCCGGAATGGCGGGCAGTGCCAGGACAACCAGGGCTTTGCCCTGAACTTCACGTGCCGCTGCCTGGCAGGGTTTGTGGGTGCCCGCTGCGAGGTGAATGTTGACGATTGCCTAATGCGGCCTTGTGCCAATGGAGCCACCTGCCTGGATGGCATCAACCGCTTCTCATGCCTCTGCCCCGAGGGCTTTGCGGGTCGCTTCTGCACCATCAACCTGGACGACTGTGCCAGCCGCCCGTGCCAGAGAGGGGCCCGCTGCCGGGATCGTGTCCATGACTTTGACTGTCTCTGCCCCAGTGGCTACGGCGGCAAGACTTGTGAGCTTGTCCTGCCAGTCCCAGGCCCTCTGAGCACGGTGGACATGCCCCTACGGCCCACTTCAGCCGTGCCGGTACCCGCCACCATGCCAGCCCCAGACAGCATGGGGGCTGGCCTGCTGCGGATCTCCGTGAAGGAGGTAGAGCACAGGCAGGAGGCGGGCCTGGCGGAGTCTAGCCTGGTGGCCCTGGTAGTGTTTGGGGTCCTCACTGCCGCCCTGGTCCTggccactgggctgctgaccctgAGGGCTTGGCGCCGGGGCATGCGCCCCCCTGGCCCCTGCTGCTACCCAACTCCGCACTACGCCCCTGCACACCAGGACCAGGAGTGTCAGGTCAGCATGCTGCCTGCTGGCGGCCCCCTGCCGCCAGACCTGCCTTGTGAGCCCGGAAAGACCACAGCGCTGTGA
- the DLK2 gene encoding protein delta homolog 2 isoform X3 — protein sequence MPSGCRCLHLVCLLCILGAPGQPTRADDCSSHCDLAHGCCAPDGSCRCDPGWEGLHCERCVKMPGCQHGSCHQPWQCICHSGWAGFHGRDCERKAGPCDQAGSPCRNGGQCQDNQGFALNFTCRCLAGFVGARCEVNVDDCLMRPCANGATCLDGINRFSCLCPEGFAGRFCTINLDDCASRPCQRGARCRDRVHDFDCLCPSGYGGKTCELVLPVPGPLSTVDMPLRPTSAVPVPATMPAPDSMGAGLLRISVKEVEHRQEAGLAESSLVALVVFGVLTAALVLATGLLTLRAWRRGMRPPGPCCYPTPHYAPAHQDQECQVSMLPAGGPLPPDLPCEPGKTTAL from the exons ATGCCCAGCGGCTGCCGCTGCCTACATCTCGTGTGCTTGCTGTGCATCCTGGGGGCACCCGGTCAGCCCACCCGAG CCGATGACTGCAGCTCTCACTGTGACCTGGCCCATGGCTGCTGCGCGCCAGACGGCTCCTGCAG GTGTGACCCAGGCTGGGAGGGGCTGCACTGTGAGCGCTGCGTGAAGATGCCTGGCTGCCAGCACGGATCCTGTCACCAGCCCTGGCAGTGCATTTGCCACAGTGGCTGGGCAG GCTTCCATGGGAGAGACTGTGAGCGCAAGGCTGGGCCCTGTGATCAGGCAGG ctccCCATGCCGGAATGGCGGGCAGTGCCAGGACAACCAGGGCTTTGCCCTGAACTTCACGTGCCGCTGCCTGGCAGGGTTTGTGGGTGCCCGCTGCGAGGTGAATGTTGACGATTGCCTAATGCGGCCTTGTGCCAATGGAGCCACCTGCCTGGATGGCATCAACCGCTTCTCATGCCTCTGCCCCGAGGGCTTTGCGGGTCGCTTCTGCACCATCAACCTGGACGACTGTGCCAGCCGCCCGTGCCAGAGAGGGGCCCGCTGCCGGGATCGTGTCCATGACTTTGACTGTCTCTGCCCCAGTGGCTACGGCGGCAAGACTTGTGAGCTTGTCCTGCCAGTCCCAGGCCCTCTGAGCACGGTGGACATGCCCCTACGGCCCACTTCAGCCGTGCCGGTACCCGCCACCATGCCAGCCCCAGACAGCATGGGGGCTGGCCTGCTGCGGATCTCCGTGAAGGAGGTAGAGCACAGGCAGGAGGCGGGCCTGGCGGAGTCTAGCCTGGTGGCCCTGGTAGTGTTTGGGGTCCTCACTGCCGCCCTGGTCCTggccactgggctgctgaccctgAGGGCTTGGCGCCGGGGCATGCGCCCCCCTGGCCCCTGCTGCTACCCAACTCCGCACTACGCCCCTGCACACCAGGACCAGGAGTGTCAGGTCAGCATGCTGCCTGCTGGCGGCCCCCTGCCGCCAGACCTGCCTTGTGAGCCCGGAAAGACCACAGCGCTGTGA
- the DLK2 gene encoding protein delta homolog 2 isoform X1, translated as MPSGCRCLHLVCLLCILGAPGQPTRADDCSSHCDLAHGCCAPDGSCRCDPGWEGLHCERCVKMPGCQHGSCHQPWQCICHSGWAGKFCDKDEHICATHPPCRNGGQCVYDGGGEYHCVCPPGFHGRDCERKAGPCDQAGSPCRNGGQCQDNQGFALNFTCRCLAGFVGARCEVNVDDCLMRPCANGATCLDGINRFSCLCPEGFAGRFCTINLDDCASRPCQRGARCRDRVHDFDCLCPSGYGGKTCELVLPVPGPLSTVDMPLRPTSAVPVPATMPAPDSMGAGLLRISVKEVEHRQEAGLAESSLVALVVFGVLTAALVLATGLLTLRAWRRGMRPPGPCCYPTPHYAPAHQDQECQVSMLPAGGPLPPDLPCEPGKTTAL; from the exons ATGCCCAGCGGCTGCCGCTGCCTACATCTCGTGTGCTTGCTGTGCATCCTGGGGGCACCCGGTCAGCCCACCCGAG CCGATGACTGCAGCTCTCACTGTGACCTGGCCCATGGCTGCTGCGCGCCAGACGGCTCCTGCAG GTGTGACCCAGGCTGGGAGGGGCTGCACTGTGAGCGCTGCGTGAAGATGCCTGGCTGCCAGCACGGATCCTGTCACCAGCCCTGGCAGTGCATTTGCCACAGTGGCTGGGCAGGCAAGTTCTGTGACAAAG ATGAGCATATCTGTGCCACGCACCCCCCCTGCCGGAACGGAGGTCAGTGTGTGTATGACGGGGGCGGTGAGTACCACTGCGTGTGTCCACCAGGCTTCCATGGGAGAGACTGTGAGCGCAAGGCTGGGCCCTGTGATCAGGCAGG ctccCCATGCCGGAATGGCGGGCAGTGCCAGGACAACCAGGGCTTTGCCCTGAACTTCACGTGCCGCTGCCTGGCAGGGTTTGTGGGTGCCCGCTGCGAGGTGAATGTTGACGATTGCCTAATGCGGCCTTGTGCCAATGGAGCCACCTGCCTGGATGGCATCAACCGCTTCTCATGCCTCTGCCCCGAGGGCTTTGCGGGTCGCTTCTGCACCATCAACCTGGACGACTGTGCCAGCCGCCCGTGCCAGAGAGGGGCCCGCTGCCGGGATCGTGTCCATGACTTTGACTGTCTCTGCCCCAGTGGCTACGGCGGCAAGACTTGTGAGCTTGTCCTGCCAGTCCCAGGCCCTCTGAGCACGGTGGACATGCCCCTACGGCCCACTTCAGCCGTGCCGGTACCCGCCACCATGCCAGCCCCAGACAGCATGGGGGCTGGCCTGCTGCGGATCTCCGTGAAGGAGGTAGAGCACAGGCAGGAGGCGGGCCTGGCGGAGTCTAGCCTGGTGGCCCTGGTAGTGTTTGGGGTCCTCACTGCCGCCCTGGTCCTggccactgggctgctgaccctgAGGGCTTGGCGCCGGGGCATGCGCCCCCCTGGCCCCTGCTGCTACCCAACTCCGCACTACGCCCCTGCACACCAGGACCAGGAGTGTCAGGTCAGCATGCTGCCTGCTGGCGGCCCCCTGCCGCCAGACCTGCCTTGTGAGCCCGGAAAGACCACAGCGCTGTGA